A single region of the Thunnus maccoyii chromosome 10, fThuMac1.1, whole genome shotgun sequence genome encodes:
- the osbpl3b gene encoding oxysterol-binding protein-related protein 3 isoform X2: protein MGSEERSSAMSQKISSLSRSNSSSSSKHDSRQDSWEIVEGLRKGFSNVMEPQKQEGYMLKRRKWPMKGWHKRYFFLDKGILKYGKCSADIEKGKLHGCIDVGLSVMAIKKKAKCIDLDAEENIYHLKIKTQDLFDEWVSKLRHHRVYRQNEIAMYPNEKSFYYPHYPSPNSPSMADSASLRKCMSLRRQSTVHSAGAFPSGCNSQAKVAAWLQSSDDMDKCSKDLSVCEAYLLDLNHLLQSMEVLHRTYSAPSIQALQASTFDSPKKEKRIPRKWRSKNYNKDVKTTLQVPSCISSSSIRLHASNPNLSTAALGNDKVDPECLDATFDVAKLQEDFCRVAANLHATMKSALSSLTSEKERLKQCLDHETCPPTSPQVVGLKNALATDSVDESRPLVHQVSNESRASLAESLSEFFDAQEVLLSASSSENEISEDDSYISDISDNISMDNFSNETESERPNSGSAEEGTVLCQRRSCLSSPSPNNSTISLWNILRNNIGKDLSKVAMPVQLNEPLNTLQRLCEELEYSELLDRAANTQDPFERMVYIATFVVSGYASSYYRTGGKPFNPVLGETYECDRPDKGFRFIAEQVSHHPPISACHAESKNFIFWQDVRCKNKFWGKSMEIVPVGTTHVTLPGFGDHYEWNKVTSCIHNILSGQRWIEHYGEISIRNSSSDVCQCKITFIKAKYWNSSVNEVEGTITDQKGKVIHKLFGKWHEAVFCGDPPSATCVWRANAMPVDHEQYYGFTKFAIELNEVEPSLKLLLPPTDTRLRVDQRLLEEGNLEAAEEQKQRIEQLQRERRRVLEESNVTHQPKFFRKSKDDTWVSNNTYWELRKDVGFGHIDFPTLW from the exons GACAGCTGGGAAATTGTGGAGGGACTGCGCAAAGGCTTCAGCAACGTTATGGAGCCACAGAAACAGGAGGGCTACATgctaaagaggagaaaatggccCATGAAGGGCTGGCATAAG AGATACTTTTTCCTAGACAAGGGCATCCTGAAGTATGGCAAGTGCAGTGCTGAT ATTGAGAAGGGGAAGCTTCATGGCTGCATTGATGTGGGTCTCTCTGTCATGGCCATTAAGAAGAAAGCCAAGTGCATCGATCTTGATGCCGAGGAAAACATCTATCACCTGAAG ATTAAGACACAGGACCTGTTTGATGAATGGGTGTCCAAGCTACGTCATCATCGTGTCTATCGGCAAAATGAAATTGCCATGTACCCTAATGAGAAGTCCTTCTACTATCCCCACTACCCCTCCCCCAACTCCCCTAGCATGGCTGACAGTGCCTCTCTGAGAAAG TGCATGTCTTTACGCCGACAGTCCACAGTGCATTCTGCAGGAGCCTTTCCTTCAGGCTGTAATAGTCAAGCCAAGGTAGCGGCCTGGCTCCAGTCATCTGATGATATGGACAAGTGCTCCAAAG ACTTGTCAGTCTGTGAGGCCTACCTGCTGGATCTCAACCACCTCCTTCAGAGTATGGAAGTCCTCCATCGGACCTATTCTGCTCCATCTATCCAAGCCCTGCAG GCATCTACATTTGACAGCcccaaaaaggaaaagagaattCCAAGGAAATGGCGCTCTAAGAACTACAACAAAGACGTCAAAACTACTCTGCAG GTTCCCAGCTGCATCTCCTCCAGCTCTATCCGCCTCCACGCCTCAAACCCCAACCTCTCCACCGCTGCCCTCGGCAATGACAAAGTCGACCCTGAATGCCTGGATGCGACTTTTGACGTGGCCAAGCTGCAGGAGGATTTCTGCCGTGTTGCCGCTAACT TGCACGCCACCATGAAGTCCGCCCTCAGTTCACTGAcgtcagagaaagagagattaaaACAATGCCTGGACCATGAAACGTGTCCCCCTACCTCACCGCAGGTTGTTGGTTTGAAGAACGCGCTGGCAACG GACTCTGTGGATGAATCCCGTCCTCTAGTGCATCAAGTATCCAATGAGAGCAGAGCTTCACTCGCAGAGTCATTGTCCGAGTTCTTTGACGCGCAGGAAGTTCTGTTGTCTGCTAGTTCCTCTGAAAATGAG atatCAGAGGATGACTCATACATTAGCGACATTAGCGACAACATTTCCATGGACAACTTCAGTAACgagacagaaagtgagagaCCAAACTCAG GCTCTGCTGAAGAAGGCACTGTCCTTTGTCAGCGTAgatcctgtctgtcctcacccaGCCCCAATAACAGCACCATCAGCCTGTGGAACATCCTCAGGAACAATATAGGCAAAGACCTGTCCAAAGTGGCCATGCCAGTGCAGCTTAATGAGCCACTTAACACCCTGCAGAGACTGTGCGAGGAGCTGGAGTACAGCGAGCTGCTAGACAGGGCTGCTAACACACAGGACCCTTTCGAACGTAtg GTATACATAGCTACGTTTGTAGTATCAGGTTATGCATCCAGCTACTACCGCACTGGGGGAAAGCCTTTCAACCCTGTCCTGGGAGAGACATACGAATGTGACCGGCCAGATAAAGGCTTTCGATTTATTGCAGAGCAG GTCAGCCATCACCCTCCCATCTCAGCTTGCCATGCAGAGTCTAAAAACTTCATCTTCTGGCAAG aCGTGCGTTGTAAGAACAAGTTCTGGGGGAAGTCGATGGAGATTGTTCCTGTTGGCACCACACATGTAACTCTGCCGGG GTTTGGAGACCACTATGAGTGGAACAAGGTGACGTCATGCATCCACAACATTCTCAGTGGACAGCGCTGGATAGAGCACTATGGGGAGATCTCCATCAGAAACTCCAGCAGTGACGTCTGTCAGTGCAAGATCACTTTCATTAAG GCCAAATACTGGAATTCAAGTGTGAATGAGGTGGAGGGAACCATCACAGATCAGAAAGGGAAGGTCATCCATAAACTCTTTGGAAAGTGGCACGAAGCAGTTTTCTGTGGAGACCCACCTTCAGCCACGTGCGTCTGGAGAGCCA ATGCAATGCCTGTAGACCATGAGCAGTATTACGGTTTCACTAAATTTGCTATTGAGCTGAACGAGGTAGAGCCATCCCTGAAACTGCTGCTACCACCCACAGATACCAGACTGCGTGTGGACCAaag ACTGCTGGAGGAGGGGAACTTGGAGGCTGCAGAGGAGCAGAAGCAGAGGattgagcagctgcagagagagagacggagagtcCTGGAGGAGAGCAACGTAACACATCAACCTAAATTCTTCAG GAAGTCAAAGGATGATACGTGGGTGAGCAACAACACATACTGGGAGCTGAGGAAGGACGTTGGCTTTGGCCACATAGATTTTCCAACACTGTGGTGA
- the osbpl3b gene encoding oxysterol-binding protein-related protein 3 isoform X1 — MGSEERSSAMSQKISSLSRSNSSSSSKHDSRQDSWEIVEGLRKGFSNVMEPQKQEGYMLKRRKWPMKGWHKRYFFLDKGILKYGKCSADIEKGKLHGCIDVGLSVMAIKKKAKCIDLDAEENIYHLKIKTQDLFDEWVSKLRHHRVYRQNEIAMYPNEKSFYYPHYPSPNSPSMADSASLRKCMSLRRQSTVHSAGAFPSGCNSQAKVAAWLQSSDDMDKCSKDLSVCEAYLLDLNHLLQSMEVLHRTYSAPSIQALQASTFDSPKKEKRIPRKWRSKNYNKDVKTTLQVPSCISSSSIRLHASNPNLSTAALGNDKVDPECLDATFDVAKLQEDFCRVAANLHATMKSALSSLTSEKERLKQCLDHETCPPTSPQVVGLKNALATKQDSVDESRPLVHQVSNESRASLAESLSEFFDAQEVLLSASSSENEISEDDSYISDISDNISMDNFSNETESERPNSGSAEEGTVLCQRRSCLSSPSPNNSTISLWNILRNNIGKDLSKVAMPVQLNEPLNTLQRLCEELEYSELLDRAANTQDPFERMVYIATFVVSGYASSYYRTGGKPFNPVLGETYECDRPDKGFRFIAEQVSHHPPISACHAESKNFIFWQDVRCKNKFWGKSMEIVPVGTTHVTLPGFGDHYEWNKVTSCIHNILSGQRWIEHYGEISIRNSSSDVCQCKITFIKAKYWNSSVNEVEGTITDQKGKVIHKLFGKWHEAVFCGDPPSATCVWRANAMPVDHEQYYGFTKFAIELNEVEPSLKLLLPPTDTRLRVDQRLLEEGNLEAAEEQKQRIEQLQRERRRVLEESNVTHQPKFFRKSKDDTWVSNNTYWELRKDVGFGHIDFPTLW; from the exons GACAGCTGGGAAATTGTGGAGGGACTGCGCAAAGGCTTCAGCAACGTTATGGAGCCACAGAAACAGGAGGGCTACATgctaaagaggagaaaatggccCATGAAGGGCTGGCATAAG AGATACTTTTTCCTAGACAAGGGCATCCTGAAGTATGGCAAGTGCAGTGCTGAT ATTGAGAAGGGGAAGCTTCATGGCTGCATTGATGTGGGTCTCTCTGTCATGGCCATTAAGAAGAAAGCCAAGTGCATCGATCTTGATGCCGAGGAAAACATCTATCACCTGAAG ATTAAGACACAGGACCTGTTTGATGAATGGGTGTCCAAGCTACGTCATCATCGTGTCTATCGGCAAAATGAAATTGCCATGTACCCTAATGAGAAGTCCTTCTACTATCCCCACTACCCCTCCCCCAACTCCCCTAGCATGGCTGACAGTGCCTCTCTGAGAAAG TGCATGTCTTTACGCCGACAGTCCACAGTGCATTCTGCAGGAGCCTTTCCTTCAGGCTGTAATAGTCAAGCCAAGGTAGCGGCCTGGCTCCAGTCATCTGATGATATGGACAAGTGCTCCAAAG ACTTGTCAGTCTGTGAGGCCTACCTGCTGGATCTCAACCACCTCCTTCAGAGTATGGAAGTCCTCCATCGGACCTATTCTGCTCCATCTATCCAAGCCCTGCAG GCATCTACATTTGACAGCcccaaaaaggaaaagagaattCCAAGGAAATGGCGCTCTAAGAACTACAACAAAGACGTCAAAACTACTCTGCAG GTTCCCAGCTGCATCTCCTCCAGCTCTATCCGCCTCCACGCCTCAAACCCCAACCTCTCCACCGCTGCCCTCGGCAATGACAAAGTCGACCCTGAATGCCTGGATGCGACTTTTGACGTGGCCAAGCTGCAGGAGGATTTCTGCCGTGTTGCCGCTAACT TGCACGCCACCATGAAGTCCGCCCTCAGTTCACTGAcgtcagagaaagagagattaaaACAATGCCTGGACCATGAAACGTGTCCCCCTACCTCACCGCAGGTTGTTGGTTTGAAGAACGCGCTGGCAACG AAACAGGACTCTGTGGATGAATCCCGTCCTCTAGTGCATCAAGTATCCAATGAGAGCAGAGCTTCACTCGCAGAGTCATTGTCCGAGTTCTTTGACGCGCAGGAAGTTCTGTTGTCTGCTAGTTCCTCTGAAAATGAG atatCAGAGGATGACTCATACATTAGCGACATTAGCGACAACATTTCCATGGACAACTTCAGTAACgagacagaaagtgagagaCCAAACTCAG GCTCTGCTGAAGAAGGCACTGTCCTTTGTCAGCGTAgatcctgtctgtcctcacccaGCCCCAATAACAGCACCATCAGCCTGTGGAACATCCTCAGGAACAATATAGGCAAAGACCTGTCCAAAGTGGCCATGCCAGTGCAGCTTAATGAGCCACTTAACACCCTGCAGAGACTGTGCGAGGAGCTGGAGTACAGCGAGCTGCTAGACAGGGCTGCTAACACACAGGACCCTTTCGAACGTAtg GTATACATAGCTACGTTTGTAGTATCAGGTTATGCATCCAGCTACTACCGCACTGGGGGAAAGCCTTTCAACCCTGTCCTGGGAGAGACATACGAATGTGACCGGCCAGATAAAGGCTTTCGATTTATTGCAGAGCAG GTCAGCCATCACCCTCCCATCTCAGCTTGCCATGCAGAGTCTAAAAACTTCATCTTCTGGCAAG aCGTGCGTTGTAAGAACAAGTTCTGGGGGAAGTCGATGGAGATTGTTCCTGTTGGCACCACACATGTAACTCTGCCGGG GTTTGGAGACCACTATGAGTGGAACAAGGTGACGTCATGCATCCACAACATTCTCAGTGGACAGCGCTGGATAGAGCACTATGGGGAGATCTCCATCAGAAACTCCAGCAGTGACGTCTGTCAGTGCAAGATCACTTTCATTAAG GCCAAATACTGGAATTCAAGTGTGAATGAGGTGGAGGGAACCATCACAGATCAGAAAGGGAAGGTCATCCATAAACTCTTTGGAAAGTGGCACGAAGCAGTTTTCTGTGGAGACCCACCTTCAGCCACGTGCGTCTGGAGAGCCA ATGCAATGCCTGTAGACCATGAGCAGTATTACGGTTTCACTAAATTTGCTATTGAGCTGAACGAGGTAGAGCCATCCCTGAAACTGCTGCTACCACCCACAGATACCAGACTGCGTGTGGACCAaag ACTGCTGGAGGAGGGGAACTTGGAGGCTGCAGAGGAGCAGAAGCAGAGGattgagcagctgcagagagagagacggagagtcCTGGAGGAGAGCAACGTAACACATCAACCTAAATTCTTCAG GAAGTCAAAGGATGATACGTGGGTGAGCAACAACACATACTGGGAGCTGAGGAAGGACGTTGGCTTTGGCCACATAGATTTTCCAACACTGTGGTGA
- the osbpl3b gene encoding oxysterol-binding protein-related protein 3 isoform X3, which produces MGSEERSSAMSQKISSLSRSNSSSSSKHDSRQDSWEIVEGLRKGFSNVMEPQKQEGYMLKRRKWPMKGWHKRYFFLDKGILKYGKCSADIEKGKLHGCIDVGLSVMAIKKKAKCIDLDAEENIYHLKIKTQDLFDEWVSKLRHHRVYRQNEIAMYPNEKSFYYPHYPSPNSPSMADSASLRKCMSLRRQSTVHSAGAFPSGCNSQAKVAAWLQSSDDMDKCSKDLSVCEAYLLDLNHLLQSMEVLHRTYSAPSIQALQASTFDSPKKEKRIPRKWRSKNYNKDVKTTLQVPSCISSSSIRLHASNPNLSTAALGNDKVDPECLDATFDVAKLQEDFCRVAANLHATMKSALSSLTSEKERLKQCLDHETCPPTSPQVVGLKNALATKQDSVDESRPLVHQVSNESRASLAESLSEFFDAQEVLLSASSSENEISEDDSYISDISDNISMDNFSNETESERPNSGSAEEGTVLCQRRSCLSSPSPNNSTISLWNILRNNIGKDLSKVAMPVQLNEPLNTLQRLCEELEYSELLDRAANTQDPFERMVYIATFVVSGYASSYYRTGGKPFNPVLGETYECDRPDKGFRFIAEQVSHHPPISACHAESKNFIFWQDVRCKNKFWGKSMEIVPVGTTHVTLPGFGDHYEWNKVTSCIHNILSGQRWIEHYGEISIRNSSSDVCQCKITFIKAKYWNSSVNEVEGTITDQKGKVIHKLFGKWHEAVFCGDPPSATI; this is translated from the exons GACAGCTGGGAAATTGTGGAGGGACTGCGCAAAGGCTTCAGCAACGTTATGGAGCCACAGAAACAGGAGGGCTACATgctaaagaggagaaaatggccCATGAAGGGCTGGCATAAG AGATACTTTTTCCTAGACAAGGGCATCCTGAAGTATGGCAAGTGCAGTGCTGAT ATTGAGAAGGGGAAGCTTCATGGCTGCATTGATGTGGGTCTCTCTGTCATGGCCATTAAGAAGAAAGCCAAGTGCATCGATCTTGATGCCGAGGAAAACATCTATCACCTGAAG ATTAAGACACAGGACCTGTTTGATGAATGGGTGTCCAAGCTACGTCATCATCGTGTCTATCGGCAAAATGAAATTGCCATGTACCCTAATGAGAAGTCCTTCTACTATCCCCACTACCCCTCCCCCAACTCCCCTAGCATGGCTGACAGTGCCTCTCTGAGAAAG TGCATGTCTTTACGCCGACAGTCCACAGTGCATTCTGCAGGAGCCTTTCCTTCAGGCTGTAATAGTCAAGCCAAGGTAGCGGCCTGGCTCCAGTCATCTGATGATATGGACAAGTGCTCCAAAG ACTTGTCAGTCTGTGAGGCCTACCTGCTGGATCTCAACCACCTCCTTCAGAGTATGGAAGTCCTCCATCGGACCTATTCTGCTCCATCTATCCAAGCCCTGCAG GCATCTACATTTGACAGCcccaaaaaggaaaagagaattCCAAGGAAATGGCGCTCTAAGAACTACAACAAAGACGTCAAAACTACTCTGCAG GTTCCCAGCTGCATCTCCTCCAGCTCTATCCGCCTCCACGCCTCAAACCCCAACCTCTCCACCGCTGCCCTCGGCAATGACAAAGTCGACCCTGAATGCCTGGATGCGACTTTTGACGTGGCCAAGCTGCAGGAGGATTTCTGCCGTGTTGCCGCTAACT TGCACGCCACCATGAAGTCCGCCCTCAGTTCACTGAcgtcagagaaagagagattaaaACAATGCCTGGACCATGAAACGTGTCCCCCTACCTCACCGCAGGTTGTTGGTTTGAAGAACGCGCTGGCAACG AAACAGGACTCTGTGGATGAATCCCGTCCTCTAGTGCATCAAGTATCCAATGAGAGCAGAGCTTCACTCGCAGAGTCATTGTCCGAGTTCTTTGACGCGCAGGAAGTTCTGTTGTCTGCTAGTTCCTCTGAAAATGAG atatCAGAGGATGACTCATACATTAGCGACATTAGCGACAACATTTCCATGGACAACTTCAGTAACgagacagaaagtgagagaCCAAACTCAG GCTCTGCTGAAGAAGGCACTGTCCTTTGTCAGCGTAgatcctgtctgtcctcacccaGCCCCAATAACAGCACCATCAGCCTGTGGAACATCCTCAGGAACAATATAGGCAAAGACCTGTCCAAAGTGGCCATGCCAGTGCAGCTTAATGAGCCACTTAACACCCTGCAGAGACTGTGCGAGGAGCTGGAGTACAGCGAGCTGCTAGACAGGGCTGCTAACACACAGGACCCTTTCGAACGTAtg GTATACATAGCTACGTTTGTAGTATCAGGTTATGCATCCAGCTACTACCGCACTGGGGGAAAGCCTTTCAACCCTGTCCTGGGAGAGACATACGAATGTGACCGGCCAGATAAAGGCTTTCGATTTATTGCAGAGCAG GTCAGCCATCACCCTCCCATCTCAGCTTGCCATGCAGAGTCTAAAAACTTCATCTTCTGGCAAG aCGTGCGTTGTAAGAACAAGTTCTGGGGGAAGTCGATGGAGATTGTTCCTGTTGGCACCACACATGTAACTCTGCCGGG GTTTGGAGACCACTATGAGTGGAACAAGGTGACGTCATGCATCCACAACATTCTCAGTGGACAGCGCTGGATAGAGCACTATGGGGAGATCTCCATCAGAAACTCCAGCAGTGACGTCTGTCAGTGCAAGATCACTTTCATTAAG GCCAAATACTGGAATTCAAGTGTGAATGAGGTGGAGGGAACCATCACAGATCAGAAAGGGAAGGTCATCCATAAACTCTTTGGAAAGTGGCACGAAGCAGTTTTCTGTGGAGACCCACCTTCAGCCAC TATCTGA